A single genomic interval of Chryseobacterium paludis harbors:
- a CDS encoding glycosyltransferase family 2 protein has translation MSRKIGIVTVLYNSESVLEEFFETLGKQTYKNFILYVVDNLSPDGSLVLSKKLADQYQYDTVIIENSENFGVAKGNNIGITRAVADGCDLLLLSNNDIALESESIEKLLFGLDTHDADMVVPKIYFYGTNKIWAAGGGFNKRNGITVQYGQEEDDRGQFNTDKKVIYAPTCFMLIKKEVFSSVGLMDENYFVYYDDTDFVYRALNKNKKTLWYISDSVIHHNESTSTGKMSDFSIRFLWRNLVYFSLKNYNSFYASYIVIYNFLYVLIMLYFRYPKNQWLIALKAYKEGFNLYLNKRTAR, from the coding sequence ATGAGTAGAAAAATAGGTATAGTAACCGTTTTATATAATAGCGAATCTGTTCTTGAAGAGTTTTTTGAGACATTAGGTAAGCAAACATATAAAAATTTTATATTATATGTGGTCGATAACCTGTCTCCAGATGGTTCTTTAGTATTAAGTAAAAAATTAGCTGATCAATATCAATACGACACAGTAATTATTGAAAATTCTGAAAATTTTGGTGTTGCCAAAGGAAATAATATTGGAATTACCAGAGCTGTTGCGGATGGATGCGATTTACTGTTGCTTTCTAACAATGACATTGCTCTTGAAAGCGAATCCATTGAGAAATTACTATTTGGTCTTGATACGCATGATGCAGATATGGTTGTTCCTAAAATATATTTCTATGGGACTAATAAAATTTGGGCTGCAGGTGGAGGTTTTAATAAACGGAATGGTATTACAGTACAATATGGACAGGAAGAAGATGATAGGGGACAATTCAACACAGACAAGAAAGTAATTTATGCGCCTACCTGTTTTATGTTGATAAAAAAAGAAGTGTTCAGCAGTGTAGGATTAATGGATGAGAATTATTTCGTTTATTATGATGATACTGATTTTGTTTATAGAGCACTTAATAAGAATAAAAAAACATTATGGTATATATCAGACTCTGTAATACACCATAATGAATCTACTTCAACGGGTAAAATGAGTGATTTTTCAATAAGGTTTTTATGGAGAAATTTAGTTTACTTTTCTTTGAAAAATTATAACTCTTTTTACGCATCATATATCGTCATATATAATTTTTTGTATGTTCTTATTATGTTATATTTTAGGTATCCCAAAAATCAATGGCTAATAGCATTGAAAGCTTATAAAGAGGGGTTCAATTTATATTTAAATAAAAGGACTGCGAGATAA
- a CDS encoding EpsG family protein has protein sequence MLVFFVFFGFRGYIDTDFAVYYPLYEMSPTLSDSRGVAQFFSSVNEDYLLKVEPGFKVILILLKSISSDYFLLQIVSSLIDVLLLNYFFRKYSPQYILGFIMFFIFSGLVIEINLLRNSKAIFLFIYSLKYIKERNAAKYFICNGIGLLFHTSAIFYFPLYFFLHKKFLPAFVWGAFILGNILYLGQIKFVTPIVLALGKLFGGFYSIMAEAYSKSSLYSSGYGITIGYLEKVLTFIIFYTSYDKIGNYIKDEKLLNIFFNLLFLFTMTYLFLSEYSVLIDRMTTLFAVSYWILYPYFYATLSRVFKMTFTFVLLLFGILKMYKSNNFIIRNYENILWDKPSISRAYYIFNKHMDKILNPKK, from the coding sequence ATGTTGGTCTTTTTTGTTTTCTTTGGGTTCAGAGGATATATTGATACAGATTTTGCAGTTTATTATCCTTTATATGAAATGTCTCCAACACTCTCGGATAGTCGGGGAGTAGCACAGTTTTTTTCAAGTGTCAACGAAGATTATCTTCTGAAAGTAGAACCTGGTTTCAAAGTAATTTTGATTCTTCTCAAGAGTATCTCATCTGATTATTTTTTACTTCAGATAGTTTCTTCCCTTATCGATGTTCTACTTCTTAATTATTTTTTCAGGAAATACTCCCCTCAATATATATTGGGGTTTATTATGTTTTTTATTTTCTCAGGATTGGTTATAGAGATTAATCTATTGAGGAATTCCAAAGCGATATTTCTTTTTATATATTCTCTGAAATATATTAAAGAAAGAAATGCAGCTAAATATTTTATATGTAATGGAATTGGACTTCTTTTTCATACATCTGCAATTTTTTATTTTCCACTGTACTTTTTTCTACATAAGAAATTTTTACCGGCTTTTGTTTGGGGAGCTTTTATATTAGGAAATATTCTGTATCTGGGACAAATAAAGTTTGTAACACCTATCGTTTTAGCTCTTGGAAAGTTATTTGGTGGATTCTATTCTATAATGGCAGAAGCTTATTCAAAAAGTAGTTTATATAGTAGCGGATATGGTATTACAATAGGATATTTGGAAAAAGTTTTGACTTTCATTATATTTTATACCTCCTACGATAAAATAGGAAATTATATAAAAGATGAGAAGTTGCTCAATATCTTTTTCAACCTTCTTTTTCTCTTCACAATGACCTACCTGTTTTTGTCGGAATACTCTGTGTTGATTGATAGAATGACTACCCTTTTTGCAGTCTCTTATTGGATATTGTATCCTTATTTCTATGCCACCTTGAGTCGTGTGTTTAAAATGACATTTACGTTTGTACTGTTATTATTTGGGATTCTGAAAATGTATAAATCCAACAACTTCATTATCAGAAACTATGAAAATATATTGTGGGATAAGCCTTCTATCAGTAGAGCATATTATATATTTAATAAACATATGGATAAAATTCTTAATCCGAAAAAATAA
- a CDS encoding glycosyltransferase family 4 protein, whose product MKVAFLSTFALDANVSLINALKKKCDVYFFTEALYEIYNFLDKEKLTKTISKGTEVEELLRFGELISLDKTYVVKGTRNVNIFKKLYISYTINRYIKKINPDVIVIDNYMLTYFFSTLLYRKKMLLIVHDPFLHSGENFMIDKFLRKLQFKLIINKILLNENQKDDFVKHYQQQPENIHTAFLSVYDYLRYYQTDKTESSSQFNILFFGRISPYKGIKFLLDAFVEIISTQKYPDITLTVAGGGNFDFDIEIYKQYSEINILNEYIYPENLANLISKSSAVVCPYTDATQSGVIMSAYAFKKPVIATNVGGLPEMVKHGKTGLIIEPKSSKAIGDAILELYYNRDLLEQMSHNIEEMYFSGEEGWESSANKFVSAFEKIKKQ is encoded by the coding sequence ATGAAAGTCGCTTTCTTATCCACATTTGCCCTAGATGCCAACGTTTCTTTGATCAATGCGCTTAAGAAAAAATGTGATGTTTACTTCTTCACAGAGGCTCTGTATGAGATTTATAATTTTTTAGATAAAGAAAAATTAACAAAAACGATTTCTAAAGGTACAGAGGTAGAAGAATTACTAAGATTTGGAGAACTCATTTCATTAGATAAAACATATGTTGTAAAAGGAACTCGTAATGTCAATATTTTCAAGAAACTTTATATTTCATATACAATCAATCGATACATAAAGAAGATAAATCCGGACGTAATTGTTATTGATAATTATATGCTTACGTATTTTTTTTCTACACTATTGTATCGAAAAAAGATGTTGCTCATTGTACATGATCCGTTTTTACATTCCGGAGAAAACTTTATGATTGATAAGTTTTTGAGAAAGCTTCAGTTCAAACTCATTATTAATAAGATATTATTAAACGAAAATCAAAAAGATGATTTTGTAAAACACTATCAACAGCAACCGGAGAATATTCATACTGCTTTTTTAAGCGTATATGATTATCTGAGATATTATCAAACAGATAAGACGGAATCTTCATCTCAATTTAATATATTGTTTTTCGGTAGAATATCACCATATAAAGGAATTAAATTCTTATTAGATGCTTTTGTAGAGATTATCTCCACTCAAAAATATCCTGACATAACTCTTACAGTTGCAGGCGGAGGTAATTTTGATTTCGATATTGAAATTTATAAGCAATATTCCGAAATAAATATTCTTAATGAGTATATTTATCCTGAAAATTTGGCTAATCTTATTTCCAAATCTTCCGCAGTAGTTTGTCCATATACAGATGCCACACAGAGTGGTGTTATTATGTCCGCTTATGCATTTAAGAAACCTGTTATTGCAACTAATGTAGGCGGTTTGCCGGAAATGGTTAAACATGGAAAAACAGGACTTATAATTGAACCAAAGAGTTCCAAGGCAATTGGTGATGCTATATTGGAACTATATTATAATAGGGATCTATTAGAACAGATGTCTCACAATATCGAGGAAATGTATTTTTCGGGAGAAGAAGGATGGGAAAGTTCGGCAAATAAGTTTGTGAGTGCATTTGAAAAAATAAAAAAACAATGA
- a CDS encoding glycosyltransferase family 2 protein, which translates to MKVSICLATYNGEKFIFEQIDSVLKQIGQNDEVIVSDDGSTDNTLEIIRNINDSRIKILINKGERGYTPNFQNALKESTGDIIFISDQDDVWLPGKYTTLVENLKTNDLVVTNSMVTDESLNVTNHSFFTIYNSGTGLLKNIICSTYYGCCMAFNRRVLNYSMPFPKNKEVAIDLWIGLVAEVVGKVKFIDKPFLLYRRSDNTVTQLGSLLSRSDRPFHMKIYKRMVTLFAVSKLAVEYKLSKKKVN; encoded by the coding sequence ATGAAAGTAAGTATATGTTTGGCTACTTATAATGGCGAAAAATTTATATTCGAACAAATTGATTCGGTTTTGAAACAAATCGGACAAAATGATGAAGTAATTGTTTCTGATGATGGATCTACTGATAATACATTAGAGATCATTAGAAATATAAATGATAGCAGAATAAAAATATTGATCAATAAGGGAGAACGCGGTTACACCCCAAATTTTCAAAATGCACTAAAGGAATCAACGGGAGATATTATTTTCATATCTGATCAGGACGATGTTTGGCTGCCCGGTAAATATACTACGCTGGTAGAAAATCTGAAAACTAACGATTTGGTGGTTACAAATTCCATGGTGACCGATGAATCTTTAAATGTTACTAATCATTCATTTTTTACAATATATAATTCAGGAACAGGTCTATTAAAAAATATAATCTGTAGCACGTATTATGGTTGCTGTATGGCTTTTAACAGAAGAGTTTTAAATTATTCTATGCCGTTTCCTAAAAATAAAGAAGTGGCTATAGATCTTTGGATAGGACTGGTTGCAGAAGTTGTGGGTAAAGTAAAGTTCATAGATAAACCTTTTCTTCTTTACAGAAGATCAGATAATACAGTTACCCAGTTAGGAAGTTTATTATCCAGAAGTGATAGACCTTTTCATATGAAAATTTATAAAAGAATGGTTACCCTATTTGCAGTGTCGAAGTTGGCAGTTGAATATAAACTGTCAAAGAAAAAAGTAAATTAG